Proteins from a genomic interval of Symmachiella macrocystis:
- a CDS encoding 4Fe-4S binding protein: MTISVTDYFETRKADRKKETRYLAVINKDSCTSCNSCATQCPVDCIYEVVSNIPSESYHQIDTSRCIGCQMCYRIPAESNDHYNLEICPWNAIDMLHNPNVKPDEVSAIEPYYQGEESDLPWPKLEEYAYQFFLDGEVFLPVGDEGLIAFMQPLAADVWFLTPDENAPLIVEVPGGNDFVRYRATEEGRAILDAMFEDYDRIFLD; the protein is encoded by the coding sequence ATGACGATTTCAGTCACCGACTATTTCGAAACCCGCAAAGCGGACCGCAAAAAAGAGACCCGCTACTTGGCGGTCATCAATAAGGACTCCTGCACGTCATGTAATTCCTGCGCGACACAATGCCCGGTGGACTGCATCTACGAAGTCGTTAGCAACATTCCGTCGGAAAGCTATCACCAGATCGACACATCCCGCTGCATCGGCTGTCAGATGTGTTACCGAATTCCAGCGGAAAGCAACGACCACTATAACTTGGAAATCTGTCCCTGGAACGCGATCGACATGCTTCACAATCCCAACGTGAAGCCCGATGAAGTCTCCGCGATCGAGCCGTACTATCAAGGCGAGGAAAGCGATCTGCCTTGGCCCAAACTCGAAGAGTACGCCTACCAGTTCTTCCTCGACGGCGAAGTCTTTCTGCCGGTTGGTGATGAGGGTTTAATTGCATTCATGCAACCGCTGGCGGCTGACGTGTGGTTTCTGACACCGGATGAAAATGCACCCCTCATCGTCGAAGTCCCCGGCGGTAACGACTTTGTGCGTTATCGTGCCACTGAAGAAGGTCGGGCGATATTGGACGCGATGTTCGAAGATTACGACCGCATCTTTTTGGACTGA
- a CDS encoding GTPase: MPNAVATAEVITPRGRGAVATLVLTGDGDLLDQAQLFRAANGLSVSSQSLQRILFGDWGSQPSEQVVLCRTADDQLEIHCHGGDAAVRRILADLRLAGYRTADWENKISQAASGFAEECATATANASTLRTAAIALDQQNGILRAAYEQLQITDWNETTRAAATSQLDALLCWADIGRHLTRPWSVVLAGQPNVGKSSLINALVGFSRAVVHDRPGTTRDVVTAETALEGWPIQFADTAGMRAAAEHIEAAGIELAQTKFAAADCRILVLDRAAPPNDEARALLAAWPDAIVVANKCDLPNAWNDALPTDALLTSVTAPQGIDQLARVVVKRLIPTTPPDGTPVPLSQRQIDLLQIARAALVEGNRTEYAPAIEAIIAGSV; encoded by the coding sequence ATGCCCAATGCTGTTGCCACTGCTGAAGTCATCACCCCCCGCGGGCGGGGCGCCGTGGCGACGCTCGTACTCACCGGCGATGGCGACCTATTGGACCAGGCACAGCTATTTCGCGCCGCCAATGGTCTGTCGGTGAGCAGTCAATCGCTGCAACGCATCCTCTTCGGAGACTGGGGCAGCCAGCCGAGCGAACAAGTTGTCCTTTGCCGGACCGCGGACGACCAACTCGAAATCCACTGCCACGGCGGAGACGCTGCCGTCCGCAGGATTCTCGCCGACCTGCGGCTGGCTGGATATAGGACGGCCGATTGGGAAAACAAAATATCGCAGGCAGCCAGCGGTTTCGCCGAAGAATGCGCTACAGCAACCGCAAACGCCAGTACACTGCGCACAGCGGCCATTGCCCTCGATCAACAAAATGGCATCTTGCGAGCCGCCTACGAGCAATTGCAAATCACCGACTGGAATGAAACGACGCGTGCAGCGGCAACTTCGCAATTAGACGCGCTGCTGTGTTGGGCCGACATCGGCCGACACCTGACCCGGCCTTGGAGTGTGGTCCTGGCCGGGCAACCTAATGTCGGCAAATCGAGCTTGATCAATGCATTGGTCGGATTTTCCAGAGCGGTAGTACATGACCGTCCCGGTACGACGCGGGATGTCGTCACCGCCGAAACCGCACTGGAAGGTTGGCCGATTCAATTCGCCGATACTGCTGGAATGCGCGCAGCAGCGGAACACATCGAAGCGGCCGGTATTGAATTGGCGCAAACGAAATTTGCCGCGGCCGATTGTCGCATCCTCGTTCTCGACCGCGCTGCTCCGCCCAACGACGAAGCCCGCGCTCTCCTGGCCGCTTGGCCCGATGCGATTGTGGTGGCCAACAAATGTGATCTCCCCAACGCCTGGAACGATGCCTTGCCGACCGACGCACTGCTGACATCCGTGACTGCCCCGCAAGGCATCGATCAATTGGCTCGAGTCGTCGTCAAGCGATTAATCCCCACCACACCACCCGACGGCACTCCCGTTCCACTATCGCAGCGGCAGATCGATTTACTACAGATCGCCCGCGCCGCCCTCGTTGAGGGAAACCGAACTGAATACGCTCCAGCCATTGAAGCAATCATTGCAGGAAGCGTGTAA
- the hpt gene encoding hypoxanthine phosphoribosyltransferase: MKVLVPETEIQSAIAKLAAEIHAEYQGRPLTVLGILTGSVILLADLIRQIELPLRVGLLQASSYRGTATTAGDFVINPDFIPDIANRDVLLLDDILDTGQTLTRILEQVQTLKPRSIRTAVLLWKHERTTFEVQPDYHCFRIPDEFVVGYGLDYDDHYRNLPYIATLDDEDIAATGN, from the coding sequence GTGAAAGTTCTCGTCCCCGAAACAGAAATTCAATCGGCCATCGCGAAACTGGCCGCAGAGATTCACGCCGAATACCAGGGTCGTCCGCTGACCGTCTTGGGCATTTTGACCGGCAGCGTGATTCTCTTAGCCGATCTGATTCGCCAAATCGAATTGCCGCTCCGCGTCGGTTTGCTGCAGGCCTCTAGTTATCGCGGCACCGCAACGACTGCGGGGGACTTTGTGATCAATCCCGATTTCATTCCCGATATCGCCAACCGCGACGTGCTGCTGCTGGATGATATTCTGGATACCGGGCAGACACTCACGCGAATCTTAGAGCAAGTCCAGACACTCAAACCGCGCAGCATCCGTACAGCTGTGCTCTTGTGGAAACATGAGCGGACCACCTTCGAAGTGCAGCCGGATTACCATTGTTTTCGGATCCCTGATGAATTCGTCGTTGGCTATGGGCTGGATTACGACGATCACTATCGCAATCTCCCCTACATTGCCACGTTGGACGACGAAGATATCGCCGCCACGGGCAATTGA